The following proteins are encoded in a genomic region of Populus trichocarpa isolate Nisqually-1 chromosome 13, P.trichocarpa_v4.1, whole genome shotgun sequence:
- the LOC18104196 gene encoding cellulose synthase-like protein D3, with translation MASKSFKATRSNLSTSSDAAESHKPPLPPSVTFGRRTSSGRYISYSRDDLDSELGSSDFMNYTVHIPPTPDNQPMDPSISQKVEEQYVSNSLFTGGFNSVTRAHLMDKVIESEASHPQMAGAKGSSCAIPGCDAKVMSDERGVDILPCECDFKICRDCYIDAVKSGGGICPGCKEPYKNTELDEVAVDSGRPLPLPPPGTMSKMERRLSLMKSTKSVLMRSQTGDFDHNRWLFETRGTYGYGNAIWPNDGGFGNGNDEEVGEPKELMSKPWRPLTRKLKIPAAVISPYRLLILIRIVILALFLEWRVRHPNNDAIWLWGMSVVCEIWFAFSWLLDQLPKLCPINRATDLNVLKDKFETPSLSNPTGKSDLPGIDVFVSTADPEKEPPLVTANTILSILAADYPVEKLSCYVSDDGGALLTFEAMAEAASFANVWVPFCRKHGVEPRNPESYFNLKRDPYKNKVKPDFVKDRRRVKREYDEFKVRINSLPDSIRRRSDAYHAREEIKAMKLQKQHKDDEPVESVKIAKATWMADGTHWPGTWLNSAPEHSRGDHAGIIQVMLKPPSDEPLLGTADDTKIMDFTDVDIRLPLLVYVSREKRPGYDHNKKAGAMNALVRASAIMSNGPFILNLDCDHYIYNSQAMREGMCFMMDRGGDRLCYVQFPQRFEGIDPSDRYANHNTVFFDVNMRALDGLMGPVYVGTGCLFRRIALYGFDPPRAKENHPGCCSCCFSRRKKHSSIANTPEENRALRMGDSDDEEMNLSLLPKKFGNSTFLIDSIPVAEYQGRPLADHPAVKNGRPPGALTIPRELLDASTVAEAISVISCWYEDKTEWGNRVGWIYGSVTEDVVTGYRMHNRGWKSVYCVTKRDAFRGTAPINLTDRLHQVLRWATGSVEIFFSRNNALLASPRMKFLQRIAYLNVGIYPFTSIFLIVYCFLPALSLFSGQFIVQTLNVTFLAYLLIITLTLCLLAVLEIKWSGIELEEWWRNEQFWLIGGTSAHLAAVLQGLLKVVAGIEISFTLTSKSAGDDVDDEFADLYVVKWTSLMIPPITIMMVNLIAIAVGFSRTIYSVIPQWSRLLGGVFFSFWVLAHLYPFAKGLMGRRGRTPTIVFVWSGLIAITISLLWVAINPPSGTNQIGGSFQFP, from the exons ATGGCCTCAAAATCATTCAAGGCTACTCGATCAAACCTATCAACTAGCTCGGATGCTGCGGAATCTCACAAACCTCCCCTGCCTCCGTCGGTGACATTTGGCCGGAGAACTTCTTCTGGTCGCTATATCAGCTACTCAAGGGATGATCTTGATAGTGAACTTGGGAGTAGTGACTTCATGAACTATACAGTGCACATACCACCGACCCCTGACAACCAACCCATGGATCCATCAATCTCACAAAAGGTTGAAGAGCAATATGTGTCAAATTCGCTCTTTACAGGCGGTTTTAATAGTGTGACTCGTGCTCATCTCATGGACAAGGTGATTGAATCTGAAGCCAGCCATCCCCAAATGGCTGGTGCTAAGGGATCCTCTTGTGCGATTCCAGGGTGTGATGCAAAGGTGATGAGTGATGAGCGAGGTGTTGATATTCTCCCTTGCGAATGTGATTTCAAAATATGTAGGGATTGTTATATTGATGCAGTGAAAAGTGGGGGTGGAATTTGCCCTGGTTGTAAGGAGCCTTATAAGAACACCGAATTAGATGAAGTGGCTGTGGACAGTGGAAGGCCTCTTCCACTTCCTCCACCTGGCACAATGTCCAAAATGGAGAGGAGGTTGTCGTTGATGAAGTCAACCAAATCAGTGCTGATGAGGAGCCAGACTGGGGACTTTGATCACAATAGGTGGCTCTTTGAAACAAGGGGAACTTATGGGTATGGGAATGCTATCTGGCCAAATGATGGGGGTTTTGGCAATGGGAATGATGAAGAAGTTGGTGAGCCTAAAGAATTGATGAGCAAGCCATGGAGGCCACTTACTCGAAAATTAAAGATACCAGCTGCTGTTATCAGTCCATATCG GCTTCTCATTCTTATTCGGATTGTGATACTCGCATTGTTTTTGGAATGGAGGGTCAGACACCCTAACAATGATGCAATTTGGCTGTGGGGGATGTCAGTGGTTTGCGAGATCTGGTTTGCTTTTTCATGGCTTCTTGACCAGCTTCCAAAGCTATGCCCAATCAATCGTGCTACAGATCTTAATGTCttgaaagataaatttgaaACACCCAGCCTTAGCAACCCCACTGGTAAATCTGATCTCCCAGGCATAGATGTTTTCGTCTCCACTGCAGATCCAGAAAAAGAACCGCCTCTTGTCACTGCAAACACCATCTTATCAATCCTAGCAGCTGATTACCCAGTTGAAAAGCTTTCTTGTTATGTTTCTGATGATGGAGGTGCACTTCTAACATTTGAGGCCATGGCTGAAGCAGCAAGTTTTGCTAATGTATGGGTTCCTTTTTGCCGTAAACATGGTGTTGAACCCAGGAATCCAGAATCCTACTTCAATTTGAAGAGGGATCCTTACAAGAACAAAGTGAAGCCAGATTTTGTCAAGGATCGCAGAAGAGTAAAGCGTGAGTATGATGAGTTCAAGGTCCGTATAAATAGCTTGCCTGATTCTATTCGCCGCCGATCTGATGCCTATCATGCTCGGGAGGAAATCAAGGCCATGAAGCTTCAGAAACAGCATAAGGACGATGAACCTGTGGAGAGCGTAAAGATTGCAAAAGCGACATGGATGGCAGATGGTACCCATTGGCCAGGGACTTGGCTGAATTCTGCACCTGAGCACTCTAGGGGTGACCATGCTGGTATCATACAG GTGATGCTGAAACCTCCCAGCGATGAGCCACTACTCGGAACTGCTGACGATACCAAGATAATGGACTTCACTGATGTTGATATTCGTCTCCCATTGCTTGTCTATGTTTCTCGTGAGAAGCGTCCAGGCTATGATCACAACAAGAAGGCAGGGGCCATGAATGCGCTTGTTCGAGCCTCAGCTATTATGTCTAATGGCCCTTTCATTCTTAACCTTGACTGTGATCACTATATTTACAACTCCCAGGCAATGAGGGAAGGCATGTGTTTCATGATGGATCGAGGAGGTGACCGCCTATGTTATGTTCAGTTTCCTCAGAGGTTTGAGGGCATTGACCCCTCTGATCGATATGCTAATCACAACACTGTTTTCTTTGATGTGAACATGCGTGCCCTTGATGGTCTTATGGGTCCAGTCTATGTTGGAACTGGCTGCCTCTTTAGAAGGATTGCCCTTTATGGCTTTGACCCCCCACGAGCAAAAGAAAACCACCCAGGTTGCTGCAGCTGCTGCTTTTCCCGGCGCAAGAAGCATTCCTCGATTGCAAACACCCCAGAAGAGAACAGGGCTCTAAGAATGGGTGATTCTGATGATGAAGAGATGAACCTCTCCCTGCTCCCTAAAAAGTTTGGCAACTCAACGTTTCTCATTGACTCAATCCCAGTGGCAGAGTATCAAGGTCGTCCTCTCGCAGATCACCCAGCTGTTAAGAATGGACGCCCACCTGGTGCTCTCACTATTCCCCGTGAGCTTCTTGATGCATCAACTGTTGCAGAGGCAATCAGTGTCATATCTTGCTGGTACGAGGACAAGACTGAGTGGGGAAATCGTGTTGGTTGGATTTATGGATCTGTCACTGAAGATGTTGTCACTGGGTATAGGATGCACAACAGGGGATGGAAATCAGTTTATTGTGTGACCAAGCGTGATGCCTTCCGTGGCACTGCTCCGATTAATCTCACAGATAGGCTTCATCAAGTTCTCAGGTGGGCTACTGGTTCTGTTGAGATTTTCTTTTCCCGCAACAATGCCCTCTTAGCCAGCCCTAGAATGAAATTTCTTCAGAGGATAGCATATCTGAACGTTGGCATCTATCCCTTCACTTCAATCTTCCTGATTGTGTACTGCTTCCTCCCTGCACTTTCCCTCTTCTCTGGCCAGTTCATCGTTCAGACCCTTAATGTCACCTTCCTTGCTTATCTCCTAATCATCACACTGACTCTGTGTTTACTTGCTGTGCTGGAAATCAAGTGGTCTGGAATTGAGCTAGAGGAGTGGTGGAGGAATGAGCAGTTTTGGTTGATTGGAGGAACTAGTGCCCACCTTGCTGCTGTGCTTCAGGGGTTGTTGAAAGTCGTTGCAGGGATTGAAATTTCTTTCACCTTGACTTCAAAATCAGCTGGTGATGATGTGGATGATGAGTTTGCTGATCTCTACGTTGTCAAATGGACATCGCTGATGATACCTCCTATCACCATCATGATGGTCAACTTAATTGCAATAGCAGTTGGATTTAGCCGAACAATTTACAGTGTTATACCACAGTGGAGTCGATTACTGGGCGGGGTTTTCTTCAGTTTCTGGGTCTTGGCTCATCTCTACCCCTTTGCTAAAGGGTTGATGGGAAGAAGAGGAAGGACACCAACCATTGTTTTTGTGTGGTCAGGTCTTATTGCAATCACCATCTCTCTCCTTTGGGTGGCAATCAATCCTCCGTCTGGCACCAACCAAATCGGTGGCTCTTTCCAGTTTCCTTGa
- the LOC18104197 gene encoding NADH dehydrogenase [ubiquinone] iron-sulfur protein 6, mitochondrial, producing MASSLLRSLVSRSRSRSSNVGAALSTRNYSLVTNQISNHTAKWMQDTSKKSPMELINEIPPIKVEGRIVACEGDTDPALGHPIEFICLDLKEPAVCKYCGLRYVQAHHH from the exons ATGGCATCGAGCTTGCTAAGAAGCCTTGTAAGCCGAAGCAGAAGCAGATCGTCCAATGTCGGTGCTGCTTTGAGCACTAGAAATTATAGTTTGGTTACCAATCAAATCAGTAATCACACTGCCAAATGGATGCAG GATACTAGCAAGAAATCTCCAATGGAATTGATCAATGAAATTCCTCCAATCAAGGTTGAAGGCAGGATTGTCGCATGTGAAGGAG ACACTGACCCTGCACTTGGGCATCCAATTGAGTTCATATGCCTCGACTTGAAGGAGCCAGCTGTCTGCAAGTATTGTGGTTTACGATATGTGCAGGCTCATCATCATTAG